In the genome of Leguminivora glycinivorella isolate SPB_JAAS2020 chromosome 21, LegGlyc_1.1, whole genome shotgun sequence, one region contains:
- the LOC125237396 gene encoding uncharacterized protein LOC125237396 isoform X1 produces MSDTSEHLFNFVPLASSQTQSQSERESGVRRLSLGVKRKATPVYSFIKKPHRNGGTKVIKIEIYDSNKLNENFEHICKCNAELCAQYVVKNTLLDQVYELTRRVIDKIDEGLSSDTPHGYTIE; encoded by the exons ATGtcg gaTACATCAGAACACCTATTCAACTTCGTTCCTTTGGCATCATCCCAAACTCAAAGTCAGAGTGAACGGGAGTCAGGGGTGAGACGTCTGTCCTTGGGGGTCAAGAGGAAGGCAACACCCGTTTACTCGTTTATCAAAAAACCACATCGGAATGGAGGTACAAAAGTCATCAAAATAGAAATTTACGACAGTAACAAATTGAATGAGAACTTTGAACATATATGTAAATGTAATGCCGAGCTGTGTGCCCAATATGTAGTGAAAAATACGTTATTAGACCAAGTTTACGAATTAACGCGTAGAGTAATTGACAAGATAGACGAAGGTTTGTCCTCAGATACGCCACATGGGTACACCATCGAATAA
- the LOC125237396 gene encoding uncharacterized protein LOC125237396 isoform X2, with translation MLDTSEHLFNFVPLASSQTQSQSERESGVRRLSLGVKRKATPVYSFIKKPHRNGGTKVIKIEIYDSNKLNENFEHICKCNAELCAQYVVKNTLLDQVYELTRRVIDKIDEGLSSDTPHGYTIE, from the exons ATGTTA gaTACATCAGAACACCTATTCAACTTCGTTCCTTTGGCATCATCCCAAACTCAAAGTCAGAGTGAACGGGAGTCAGGGGTGAGACGTCTGTCCTTGGGGGTCAAGAGGAAGGCAACACCCGTTTACTCGTTTATCAAAAAACCACATCGGAATGGAGGTACAAAAGTCATCAAAATAGAAATTTACGACAGTAACAAATTGAATGAGAACTTTGAACATATATGTAAATGTAATGCCGAGCTGTGTGCCCAATATGTAGTGAAAAATACGTTATTAGACCAAGTTTACGAATTAACGCGTAGAGTAATTGACAAGATAGACGAAGGTTTGTCCTCAGATACGCCACATGGGTACACCATCGAATAA